A window of Novosphingobium terrae contains these coding sequences:
- a CDS encoding family 43 glycosylhydrolase: MRLAQYIATCATLALTTSALAHAEGVPALPPYPATAVVPVPVHAAHNPILSDGRTYSTDPAPLVVGDTLYILTGRDEAPPGVNDFIMNEWQMLATKDVASGDWRFYPAMLRPEKVFAWAAPARAYAGQIVQGGDKRFYLYAPVMRGSCEDKDCFGIGVAVSDTPLGPWVDAHPQGPIISQAAPVRNAMQNIDPTPFVDDDGRVYIYWGTFGQLRGMELERDMVTPKGQPVAVTSLKGFFEAPWLFKRKGTYYLAYAGNDVKQGDGCTPAVYHACIAYGTAPGPLGPWTYTGVVLPPVSSTTSHPGFAEFKGKWYITYHTADAKGGDHFRRSVAIDELHWDDSVSPARMRMVQPTPRPVVDLPPQRNIAPAARATASNAPVPVQYWLNALNDGIVRSAPLPPDMWGTWTGHNPARPWVQYGWATPVRINGARIAFFHDQPAGASDGVAPPRAWHLEFWNKGAWKSIAARYPVAEEGFSSVSFAPVTTSCLRAVFDASGKDEHAGVGVQEWEVLTPRPVPVHRAGEGAQQGCPKP; the protein is encoded by the coding sequence GCTCTCGCCCATGCCGAGGGTGTGCCCGCTTTGCCGCCCTATCCGGCCACGGCCGTTGTTCCGGTGCCGGTTCATGCCGCGCACAACCCTATCCTGTCCGATGGCCGCACTTACTCCACCGATCCCGCGCCGCTGGTGGTGGGCGATACGCTCTACATTCTGACCGGGCGCGATGAGGCCCCGCCGGGCGTCAACGACTTTATCATGAACGAATGGCAGATGCTGGCCACCAAGGACGTGGCTTCCGGTGACTGGCGTTTCTATCCCGCCATGCTGCGCCCCGAAAAGGTCTTCGCCTGGGCGGCTCCGGCCCGGGCCTATGCCGGGCAGATCGTGCAGGGGGGCGACAAGCGCTTCTATCTCTACGCCCCGGTGATGCGCGGGTCTTGCGAGGACAAGGATTGCTTCGGCATCGGCGTGGCCGTCTCCGACACGCCCTTGGGGCCATGGGTGGATGCTCATCCGCAGGGGCCGATCATTTCGCAGGCGGCGCCGGTGCGCAATGCGATGCAGAACATCGACCCCACGCCCTTCGTGGACGATGACGGGCGCGTCTACATCTATTGGGGCACCTTCGGCCAGCTGCGCGGCATGGAGCTGGAGCGCGATATGGTCACGCCCAAGGGGCAGCCGGTGGCTGTCACCTCGCTCAAGGGCTTTTTCGAGGCGCCATGGCTCTTCAAGCGCAAGGGTACCTATTATCTGGCCTATGCGGGCAATGATGTGAAGCAGGGCGACGGCTGCACCCCTGCCGTCTATCACGCCTGCATCGCCTATGGCACCGCGCCCGGCCCGCTGGGGCCATGGACCTACACGGGTGTGGTGCTGCCGCCTGTGTCCTCCACCACTTCGCACCCCGGTTTTGCCGAGTTCAAAGGCAAATGGTACATCACCTATCACACGGCGGATGCGAAAGGCGGTGACCATTTCCGCCGCAGCGTGGCGATTGACGAACTGCACTGGGACGACAGCGTCAGCCCGGCGCGCATGCGGATGGTTCAGCCCACGCCCCGCCCGGTGGTGGATCTTCCGCCTCAGCGCAACATCGCCCCGGCGGCGCGGGCCACTGCCTCCAACGCGCCGGTGCCGGTGCAGTACTGGCTGAACGCGCTCAATGACGGAATTGTGCGCAGCGCGCCGCTGCCGCCCGATATGTGGGGCACATGGACCGGGCACAATCCCGCCCGCCCCTGGGTGCAATATGGCTGGGCTACGCCGGTGCGGATCAATGGCGCGCGCATCGCCTTCTTCCACGACCAGCCCGCCGGGGCCAGCGATGGCGTTGCCCCGCCGCGCGCCTGGCATCTGGAGTTTTGGAACAAGGGCGCGTGGAAGAGCATCGCCGCGCGCTATCCGGTGGCGGAAGAGGGTTTCAGCAGCGTGTCCTTCGCGCCGGTCACCACCAGCTGTTTGCGGGCGGTCTTCGACGCTTCAGGCAAGGACGAGCATGCGGGCGTGGGGGTGCAGGAATGGGAGGTGCTGACCCCGCGCCCCGTCCCCGTGCATCGCGCTGGCGAAGGTGCTCAGCAAGGTTGCCCCAAGCCCTGA
- a CDS encoding UrcA family protein encodes MIFRIFATLSLAVATPALATAPESMTRAVHVSDLDLSTPSGARMLQHRVAAALEAVCGSYEGTQSSGGAQEADAITQCRLQARTQIGQRLAALMTKNQLSSAR; translated from the coding sequence ATGATTTTCCGCATCTTTGCCACGCTGTCGCTCGCCGTTGCCACCCCTGCTCTGGCCACGGCGCCTGAAAGCATGACGCGCGCCGTGCATGTCAGCGATCTCGACCTTTCCACGCCAAGCGGCGCGCGCATGCTTCAGCATCGTGTGGCCGCAGCGCTGGAAGCGGTCTGCGGTTCCTATGAGGGCACCCAGTCCAGCGGCGGCGCTCAGGAGGCCGATGCGATCACGCAATGCCGCCTGCAAGCCCGCACGCAAATCGGCCAGCGCCTCGCGGCCCTGATGACGAAGAATCAGCTGTCATCCGCACGCTGA
- a CDS encoding NAD(P)/FAD-dependent oxidoreductase — protein sequence MTTALALLDAGHRVTIFDPDEALQAASWGNAGHIAVEQVEPIASPATLASLPRHLLDRDSALSLPWRAAGAWLPFGMALARAARPAAFAAGRAALTSLISGAMQAWVDLVERLGEPDLLIREGHYIVWDTPESARLGMARLQAMRAPTASFRPVTAQETEELARLTGRPPAGALRTMDSGQIASHTRLHAALKRAILQAGGVWKAEAASPEVDSTGLCHIAGHGAFSHVVMAAGIGSRPLMEQLGHRVPMIAERGYHLHSSGTHWPQTMLPVVFEDRSMIVTRFENGVRASSFVEFATPDFPADPRKWALLRQHLAALNLPFDLPGAEWMGARPTLPDYLPAIGRSRRIGNLFYAFGHNHLGLTLGPVTAALMAELIAGDTPRIDLTPFDLARFSRKDAA from the coding sequence ATGACCACAGCCCTCGCCCTGCTCGATGCAGGCCACAGGGTCACGATCTTCGATCCTGACGAAGCACTGCAGGCCGCCTCATGGGGCAATGCGGGCCATATTGCGGTGGAGCAGGTCGAACCGATCGCCTCACCGGCAACGCTGGCCTCGCTGCCGCGCCATCTGCTTGACAGGGACAGCGCACTTTCGCTGCCGTGGCGGGCGGCGGGGGCATGGCTGCCCTTTGGCATGGCGCTCGCCCGGGCTGCCCGGCCAGCTGCCTTTGCTGCGGGGCGCGCAGCGCTCACCAGCCTGATCTCGGGCGCGATGCAGGCCTGGGTCGATCTGGTCGAGCGCCTCGGCGAACCCGACCTGCTGATCCGCGAGGGCCATTACATCGTCTGGGATACGCCGGAAAGCGCGCGCCTCGGCATGGCCCGCTTGCAGGCAATGCGGGCCCCCACCGCCAGCTTTCGCCCCGTCACCGCTCAGGAAACCGAAGAGCTGGCCCGCCTGACCGGTCGCCCCCCCGCCGGCGCCCTGCGCACCATGGACAGCGGCCAGATCGCCAGTCACACTCGCCTGCATGCCGCCCTCAAGCGCGCCATCCTGCAAGCAGGCGGCGTCTGGAAGGCCGAGGCGGCATCGCCCGAAGTGGACAGCACAGGCCTCTGCCATATCGCCGGGCATGGTGCTTTCAGCCATGTGGTGATGGCGGCGGGCATCGGCTCCCGCCCCCTGATGGAGCAACTGGGCCACCGCGTGCCGATGATCGCCGAGCGTGGCTATCACCTGCACAGCAGCGGCACCCACTGGCCGCAGACCATGCTGCCGGTGGTGTTCGAGGACCGCTCGATGATCGTCACGCGGTTCGAGAATGGGGTGCGCGCCTCCAGCTTTGTGGAGTTCGCCACGCCCGATTTCCCCGCCGATCCGCGCAAATGGGCCCTGCTGCGCCAGCATCTGGCCGCGCTGAACCTGCCCTTCGATCTGCCCGGCGCGGAATGGATGGGCGCCCGCCCCACCCTGCCCGATTACCTGCCCGCCATCGGGCGCAGCCGCCGGATCGGCAATCTTTTCTATGCCTTCGGGCACAATCACCTTGGCCTGACGCTGGGGCCTGTTACAGCCGCGCTGATGGCAGAGCTGATCGCCGGAGACACGCCCCGGATCGATCTTACCCCCTTCGATCTGGCCCGTTTCAGCAGGAAAGACGCAGCATGA
- a CDS encoding TIM barrel protein → MQADHFSVSRRMLGRFAVGASLASLMPFPAIGAPSPAARFSVMAWALGHGIPFERQLDIISRAGYQGIELTNEFRTWSKADLADAASRIRSHGLVVDAMAGVRTGFAKLAETAQFLTELSQVIDSAVALGCKRIILVSGPATPDMPPADQQARVAEALQKAADLAAAASIELVIEPIDPFENPAAFLTGARQAKDILQQVGKPNVKILFDIFHEQRAHGNVLETLELLVKDISLIHIADSPKRGAPGTGELNFARIYSTLTRLGYSDWIAMEFYPEGDPVSALDMARRQAIRAMSG, encoded by the coding sequence ATGCAGGCAGATCATTTTTCCGTCAGTCGGCGCATGCTGGGCCGGTTTGCCGTTGGCGCCTCTCTGGCGTCGCTGATGCCTTTTCCCGCGATCGGAGCGCCGTCGCCTGCCGCGCGATTTTCAGTGATGGCCTGGGCGCTGGGTCACGGCATTCCCTTTGAGCGCCAATTGGACATCATCAGCCGGGCCGGTTACCAGGGCATCGAACTGACCAATGAATTCCGGACCTGGTCGAAAGCCGATCTGGCCGACGCTGCCTCGCGGATCAGGAGCCATGGGCTGGTCGTCGATGCAATGGCGGGCGTGCGGACCGGCTTTGCCAAGCTTGCGGAAACCGCGCAGTTCCTCACCGAACTGTCACAGGTGATCGACAGCGCAGTCGCCCTCGGCTGCAAACGCATCATCCTTGTTTCGGGGCCTGCCACGCCAGACATGCCCCCCGCCGATCAACAGGCCAGAGTGGCGGAAGCCTTACAGAAGGCCGCCGACCTCGCCGCTGCCGCCTCGATCGAACTGGTGATCGAACCCATCGACCCCTTCGAAAATCCCGCCGCCTTCCTGACCGGCGCACGTCAGGCCAAGGACATCCTGCAGCAGGTGGGCAAGCCCAACGTCAAGATCCTGTTCGATATCTTTCACGAGCAGCGCGCCCATGGCAATGTGCTGGAAACGCTCGAACTGCTGGTGAAGGATATCAGCCTGATCCATATCGCCGATTCCCCCAAGCGCGGCGCGCCGGGCACCGGCGAACTTAATTTCGCGCGCATTTACAGCACGCTGACCCGTCTGGGCTACAGCGACTGGATCGCCATGGAATTCTATCCCGAGGGGGACCCCGTGTCCGCGCTCGACATGGCCCGGCGTCAGGCAATCCGAGCCATGTCAGGTTAA
- a CDS encoding M24 family metallopeptidase, translating to MNSKGIGGSDAASELAQMRPWADRAPLLSTEDFARRIARARQLMAQTGAEALLVDAGPSLRYFTGLSWGASERLVAMLLLPEGDPVLVAPRFELGSLEAELQVPAQIHGWEEHENPHLILASLLGAARVRRLAIDPALPFVMIERLRRAAPDVALSEASAIIDGCRSIKSPAELAIMQQAKNMTLEVQQRAARILRPGITAGEVTRFIEDAHRALGAAGNSFCIVEFGEGTSYPHGLPGERRLAMDEMVLIDTGCRVQGYSSDITRSYVFGTPTAQQRNIWDLEHEAQEAAFMTVCPGVPCEEIDAAARRVLERAGLGPDYALPGLPHRTGHGIGLSIHEGPYLVRGDTTPLAPGMCFSNEPMIVLPGAFGVRLEDHFHVTETGAAWFTQPSPAIDAPFG from the coding sequence ATGAACAGCAAAGGCATCGGCGGCTCGGACGCCGCCAGCGAATTGGCGCAGATGCGCCCCTGGGCCGATCGGGCCCCGCTCCTTTCCACCGAGGACTTCGCCCGGCGCATCGCCCGCGCCCGCCAGCTGATGGCGCAGACCGGCGCGGAGGCCCTGCTGGTCGATGCCGGGCCCAGCCTGCGCTATTTCACCGGCTTGTCATGGGGCGCCAGCGAGCGGCTGGTGGCCATGCTGCTGCTGCCCGAGGGCGATCCTGTGCTGGTGGCGCCGCGCTTCGAACTGGGCTCACTGGAGGCCGAATTGCAGGTGCCCGCGCAGATCCACGGCTGGGAAGAGCATGAGAACCCGCATCTCATCCTCGCCAGCCTGTTGGGGGCCGCGCGCGTCAGGCGGCTGGCAATCGATCCTGCCTTGCCCTTCGTCATGATCGAAAGGCTGCGCCGGGCGGCGCCTGACGTGGCCCTGTCAGAAGCCAGTGCGATCATCGATGGCTGCCGCTCGATCAAATCCCCCGCCGAGCTGGCGATCATGCAGCAGGCCAAAAATATGACGCTGGAGGTGCAGCAGCGCGCCGCCCGCATCCTGCGCCCCGGCATCACCGCCGGTGAGGTCACGCGCTTTATCGAGGATGCGCATCGCGCATTGGGCGCAGCGGGCAACAGCTTCTGCATCGTGGAATTCGGCGAAGGCACCTCCTACCCCCACGGCCTGCCCGGCGAGCGGCGGCTGGCAATGGACGAGATGGTGCTGATCGACACCGGCTGCCGCGTGCAGGGCTACAGCTCGGACATCACGCGTTCCTATGTCTTCGGCACGCCCACGGCGCAGCAACGCAACATCTGGGACCTTGAGCATGAAGCGCAAGAGGCCGCCTTCATGACCGTGTGCCCCGGCGTGCCCTGCGAAGAGATCGATGCCGCCGCCCGTCGCGTGCTGGAGCGCGCCGGGCTTGGCCCCGATTACGCTTTGCCCGGCCTGCCGCACCGCACCGGCCATGGCATCGGCCTGTCGATCCATGAAGGGCCCTATCTGGTACGCGGCGACACCACGCCGCTGGCCCCCGGCATGTGCTTTTCCAACGAGCCGATGATCGTGCTGCCCGGCGCCTTCGGGGTGCGGCTGGAGGATCACTTCCACGTCACGGAAACCGGCGCGGCATGGTTCACCCAGCCCTCGCCCGCCATCGACGCGCCCTTTGGTTGA